One Oryza brachyantha chromosome 3, ObraRS2, whole genome shotgun sequence DNA segment encodes these proteins:
- the LOC102706455 gene encoding uncharacterized protein LOC102706455 isoform X1 produces the protein MLDAKYWEINMYKSALEGRKDELGVEGAVVGTLDDDADMRIGNKLRRDAFLVFRALCKLSMKTPPKDAPADPIVMRGKILALELLKILLENAGAVFRTSERSVFFPATDVVVLKFMVEVCWAPMLAAFSVPLDQSDDEIVISQCLKGFRSAIHVTAAMSMKTQRDAFVTSLAKFTSLHSAADIKQKNVEAIKYTRRYPTNMPCFPIKQARKHRQKEACDTDTNSVLKDAFLTRISGGDDVNRDAQSVPCMIDAKCLTQFFVNVCGNRVSMQEDLNSLTVKQLTKTVCKKAGIQAYDFYAVHGGKSLKDDKTVSCYPIYRDSTVFLRYRLRAGCPRMISFKICTFDEMIKSHEGGLFRRVNLSHRSRSSITNENEVTFLSYFAQYIAHQVLVYVCGKHRKGLSFDGKFESTDIFFCSGRVRFTEHVERVGFTEITCRADYKKLMQIFGKCFTIKTENNMEFILCMFLSCLST, from the exons ATGCTAGACGCCAAATACTGGGAGATCAACATGTACAAGTCTGCTCTTGAGGGTCGGAAGGATGAGCTTGGTGTTGAGGGGGCAGTGGTGGGAACTTTGGATGATGATGCTGATATGAGGATTGGAAATAAACTGCGAAGAGACGCTTTCTTGGTTTTCCGTGCATTGTGCAAGCTCTCCATGAAGACACCTCCCAAGGATGCACCAGCTGATCCCATTGTTATGCGTGGGAAGATCCTTGCTCTTGAACTTCTCAAGATATTGCTTGAAAATGCTGGCGCTGTTTTCCGGACCAGTGAGAG GTCAGTATTTTTTCCAGCAACAGATGTGGTAGTCTTGAAGTTCATGGTTGAGGTTTGCTGGGCTCCTATGCTTGCTGCCTTCAGTGTTCCACTTGACCAGAGTGACGATGAGATTGTCATATCCCAGTGCCTTAAAGGATTTCGCAGCGCAATCCATGTTACTGCAGCTATGTCTATGAAGACTCAAAGGGATGCATTTGTCACTTCACTTGCTAAGTTTACATCTCTTCACTCTGCTGCAGATATCAAGCAGAAAAATGTTGAAGCCATTAAG TATACTAGGAGGTATCCAACAAATATGCCATGTTTCCCGATCAAGCAAGCTCGTAAGCACAG GCAGAAGGAAGCTTGTGATACTGATACTAATTCAGTGTTGAAGG ATGCTTTTTTGACCAGAATTTCTGGTGGAGATGATGTAAACAGGGATGCACAATCAGTCCCTTGCATGATTGATGCAAAGTGTTTGACACAG TTCTTTGTTAATGTTTGTGGGAATAGAGTTTCAATGCAAGAAGATTTGAATTCCTTGACTGTAAAACAATTGACCAAGACTGTGTGCAAAAAGGCAGGGATCCAAGCTTATGATTTCTATGCTGTTCATGGTGGAAAATCTCTAAAGGATGATAAAACTGTTTCATGTTATCCAATCTACAGAGATTCCACAGTTTTTTTGAGGTATAGGTTAAGAGCTGGCTGCCCTCG GATGATTTCATTCAAAATATGTACATTTGATGAAATGATCAAGAGCCATGAAGGAGGACTTTTTCGTCGAGTTAATTTATCTCATCGGTCAAGAAGCAGTATAACTAATGAGAATGAAGTTACTTTCCTATCATACTTCGCACAGTACATTGCTCACCAAGTATTGGTTTATGTCTGTGGAAAACATCGCAAGGGCTTGAGTTTCGATGGAAAATTTGAAAGCACAGATATATTCTTCTGCTCAGGTAGGGTCAGATTCACAGAACATGTTGAGAGGGTGGGTTTTACTGAAATAACATGTCGTGCAGATTATAAGAAGCTTATGCAGATCTTTGGGAAGTGTTTCACTATTAAGACAGAAAACAACATGGAGTTTATCCTATGTATGTTCCTCAGTTGCTTAAGTACCTGA
- the LOC102705512 gene encoding uncharacterized protein LOC102705512, whose amino-acid sequence MPKRTSSHSPSVSAMNPLLPSSSSSSFPKSPHPPDPSLSSPNPSPCSYLLHADADDEALIQIPGPNPSSGAVSSVVLPPIDPAPHISSQFYTFTAESHALMLRCVLAGRPAAADEVRAATPPSVLASWRAVWKDRNEDTAYLTAWKRIQDKLGASTDGRSLHFKSNPGQSVSHVGQWRGIVSEAHADPDLLRHLGLKDTVDRIKQSWTVGAKFYGIPESFVRVCVAACAVCKAAPAGQPDFAMSSPGRGKRRRRFEYTETLDVPARDVPRRLQQLAAKHKVVLCIRQKYIRHKPFMAEVKDYACHRAGVPTSSGTNATSSSGSVSDGKKARVLKREPYQSKRCGCGFRIRAIVPIANYNEKDKSFVYVEEGTAVFKLYAVHSGHEPGPLDGNARIVHRLVGHKGALEFDPDIYGVSEEGDPNFTIKGDFDVETDVSHLAVLQQIRDLKTEAGLLEGKVGKMHPGLLGSLSSELSEFLHRIRKFNFDGNICQPEETLMIGNDDVAGWGTTDVSHHLDQHDGAFCRDDDMLDDDDTDFGSSLGPIVSWDGMATECEDRKMLMSDSPKCDKWMLKEDVGDFVEKSILNCGDDDGVEDSKIIKPLMHDDTMATDPGLVGIHVEGFYSGAKWYDSPVGLDSSGDADVSFRHGGLV is encoded by the coding sequence ATGCCGAAGAGGACCTCCTCCCATTCCCCCTCCGTCTCCGCCATGAatcccctcctcccttcctcctcctcctcgtccttccCCAAATCCCCCCATCCGCCGGACCCGAGCCTCAGctccccaaaccctagcccgtGTAGCtacctcctccacgccgacgccgacgacgaggcgcTGATCCAAATCCCGGGCCCGAACCCTAGCTCGGGCGCGGTGTCCTCCGTCGTCCTACCGCCCATCGACCCGGCGCCGCACATCTCGTCGCAGTTCTACACCTTCACCGCCGAGTCGCACGCGCTCATGCTGCGGTGcgtcctcgccggccgccccgCCGCAGCCGACGAGGTCCGCGCCGCGACGCCCCCCTCCGTGCTCGCCTCGTGGCGGGCGGTGTGGAAGGACCGGAACGAGGACACGGCCTACCTCACCGCGTGGAAGCGCATCCAGGACAAGCTTGGGGCGTCGACCGACGGGAGGTCCCTCCACTTCAAGTCCAACCCTGGTCAGAGCGTCTCTCATGTCGGCCAGTGGCGGGGCATAGTCTCGGAGGCGCATGCCGACCCCGACCTGCTCCGCCACCTCGGGCTCAAGGACACCGTCGACCGAATCAAGCAATCCTGGACTGTGGGGGCCAAATTCTACGGTATTCCAGAGTCATTCGTCCGTGTCTGTGTTGCTGCGTGTGCTGTATGTAAGGCAGCACCTGCGGGACAGCCTGATTTTGCTATGTCATCGCCAGGACGAGGGAAGCGGCGCCGGAGGTTTGAATATACGGAGACACTAGATGTGCCTGCGCGAGATGTTCCACGCCGACTGCAACAGTTGGCTGCTAAGCATAAGGTGGTTCTCTGTATCAGGCAGAAGTATATAAGGCATAAGCCATTCATGGCTGAGGTGAAGGATTATGCGTGCCACCGTGCTGGGGTGCCAACTTCAAGTGGTACAAATGCTACTTCCTCTTCAGGAAGTGTTTCTGATGGGAAGAAGGCACGGGTGCTGAAGCGAGAACCATATCAATCAAAGAGGTGTGGTTGTGGGTTTCGTATTCGGGCAATTGTGCCAATAGCTAATTACAATGAGAAAGACAaaagttttgtatatgtgGAGGAGGGCACTGCAGTGTTCAAGCTTTATGCGGTGCATTCAGGGCATGAGCCAGGGCCACTTGATGGCAATGCCCGAATTGTTCATAGGTTAGTTGGGCATAAGGGGGCTCTTGAGTTTGATCCAGACATCTATGGTGTCAGTGAAGAAGGAGATCCTAACTTTACAATTAAGGGAGATTTTGATGTTGAAACTGATGTTTCACATCTGGCAGTTTTGCAACAAATTCGGGATCTCAAAACAGAGGCTGGCTTGTTAGAAGGGAAGGTGGGTAAGATGCACCCAGGGCTGTTGGGTTCACTGTCCAGCGAGCTATCTGAGTTTTTGCACAGGATTAGGAAGTTTAATTTCGATGGAAATATCTGCCAGCCAGAAGAGACACTTATGATAGGCAATGATGATGTTGCGGGATGGGGCACAACTGATGTTTCTCACCATTTGGATCAACATGACGGTGCATTCTGCAGGGATGATGACAtgcttgatgatgatgatactGATTTTGGTTCAAGTCTTGGGCCTATTGTCTCGTGGGATGGAATGGCAACAGAATGTGAGGATAGGAAGATGCTCATGAGTGATAGCCCGAAGTGTGACAAGTGGATGCTCAAGGAAGACGTGGGCGACTTTGTTGAGAAAAGTATTCTTAActgtggtgatgatgatggtgtggAGGATTCAAAAATTATCAAGCCATTGATGCATGATGACACCATGGCAACTGACCCAGGTTTGGTAGGTATTCATGTAGAAGGATTCTACTCTGGAGCCAAGTGGTATGATTCACCGGTAGGTTTGGATTCCAGTGGTGATGCAGATGTCAGTTTTAGACATGGTGGACTGGTGTGA
- the LOC102706455 gene encoding uncharacterized protein LOC102706455 isoform X2, with protein sequence MHQLIPLLCVGRSLLLNFSRYCLKMLALFSGPVRATDVVVLKFMVEVCWAPMLAAFSVPLDQSDDEIVISQCLKGFRSAIHVTAAMSMKTQRDAFVTSLAKFTSLHSAADIKQKNVEAIKYTRRYPTNMPCFPIKQARKHRQKEACDTDTNSVLKDAFLTRISGGDDVNRDAQSVPCMIDAKCLTQFFVNVCGNRVSMQEDLNSLTVKQLTKTVCKKAGIQAYDFYAVHGGKSLKDDKTVSCYPIYRDSTVFLRYRLRAGCPRMISFKICTFDEMIKSHEGGLFRRVNLSHRSRSSITNENEVTFLSYFAQYIAHQVLVYVCGKHRKGLSFDGKFESTDIFFCSGRVRFTEHVERVGFTEITCRADYKKLMQIFGKCFTIKTENNMEFILCMFLSCLST encoded by the exons ATGCACCAGCTGATCCCATTGTTATGCGTGGGAAGATCCTTGCTCTTGAACTTCTCAAGATATTGCTTGAAAATGCTGGCGCTGTTTTCCGGACCAGTGAGAG CAACAGATGTGGTAGTCTTGAAGTTCATGGTTGAGGTTTGCTGGGCTCCTATGCTTGCTGCCTTCAGTGTTCCACTTGACCAGAGTGACGATGAGATTGTCATATCCCAGTGCCTTAAAGGATTTCGCAGCGCAATCCATGTTACTGCAGCTATGTCTATGAAGACTCAAAGGGATGCATTTGTCACTTCACTTGCTAAGTTTACATCTCTTCACTCTGCTGCAGATATCAAGCAGAAAAATGTTGAAGCCATTAAG TATACTAGGAGGTATCCAACAAATATGCCATGTTTCCCGATCAAGCAAGCTCGTAAGCACAG GCAGAAGGAAGCTTGTGATACTGATACTAATTCAGTGTTGAAGG ATGCTTTTTTGACCAGAATTTCTGGTGGAGATGATGTAAACAGGGATGCACAATCAGTCCCTTGCATGATTGATGCAAAGTGTTTGACACAG TTCTTTGTTAATGTTTGTGGGAATAGAGTTTCAATGCAAGAAGATTTGAATTCCTTGACTGTAAAACAATTGACCAAGACTGTGTGCAAAAAGGCAGGGATCCAAGCTTATGATTTCTATGCTGTTCATGGTGGAAAATCTCTAAAGGATGATAAAACTGTTTCATGTTATCCAATCTACAGAGATTCCACAGTTTTTTTGAGGTATAGGTTAAGAGCTGGCTGCCCTCG GATGATTTCATTCAAAATATGTACATTTGATGAAATGATCAAGAGCCATGAAGGAGGACTTTTTCGTCGAGTTAATTTATCTCATCGGTCAAGAAGCAGTATAACTAATGAGAATGAAGTTACTTTCCTATCATACTTCGCACAGTACATTGCTCACCAAGTATTGGTTTATGTCTGTGGAAAACATCGCAAGGGCTTGAGTTTCGATGGAAAATTTGAAAGCACAGATATATTCTTCTGCTCAGGTAGGGTCAGATTCACAGAACATGTTGAGAGGGTGGGTTTTACTGAAATAACATGTCGTGCAGATTATAAGAAGCTTATGCAGATCTTTGGGAAGTGTTTCACTATTAAGACAGAAAACAACATGGAGTTTATCCTATGTATGTTCCTCAGTTGCTTAAGTACCTGA
- the LOC102705796 gene encoding acyl-CoA-binding domain-containing protein 6-like → MAGDRQVQQIQCFALNANLTVVFDFRTFKWSVLSPTRDPNQLNTENSTTDQSFPAIAGHSMAKWKNNIIVVAGNTRTSTSNKVSVWLINMETNSWSSVDTYGKVPISRREQSVSLIGSRLIMFGGEDNKRHLLNDLHILDLERMMWEEVKTEKGGPAPRYDHSAAVYADQYLLIFGGSSHSTCFTDLYLLDLQTMWPKLVPKAKDGDADCVKTHVFWNDHEPALVLLRGAFLFGVLHEER, encoded by the exons ATGGCGGGGGATCGGCAGGTGCAGCAGATCCAGTGTTTCGCGTTGAACGCCAACCTCACCGTG GTTTTTGATTTTAGGACATTCAAGTGGTCAGTATTAAGTCCTACTAGAGATCCAAACCAGTTGAATACTGAAAATAGTACCACAGACCAGTCATTCCCTGCAATAGCAGGCCATAGTATG GCCAAgtggaaaaataatattatagttGTAGCTGGGAACACAAGAACATCAACATCAAATAAGGTTTCAG TTTGGCTTATTAACATGGAAACAAATAGCTGGTCCTCTGTTGATACATATGGAAAAGTCCCA ATATCCCGTCGTGAGCAATCTGTATCCCTAATTGGTTCTCGACTGATAATGTTTGGTGGAGAGGATAACAAGAGGCATCTTCTGAATGACCTTCATATACTTGACCTGGAGAGAATGATGTGGGAAGAAGTTAAAACAGA GAAAGGTGGTCCAGCTCCTAGGTATGATCATTCAGCTGCTGTTTATGCCGACCAGTATCTTCTAATATTTGGTGGTTCCTCCCACTCTACATGCTTTACTGATCTCTACCTGCTTGACTTGCAAACT ATGTGGCCCAAGCTGGTGCCCAAGGCCAaggacggcgacgcggactgCGTCAAGACGCACGTGTTCTGGAATGACCACGAACCTGCCCTTG TACTACTTCGAGGAGCGTTTCTATTTGGTGTGCTTCACGAGGAACGTTAA
- the LOC102719475 gene encoding uncharacterized protein LOC102719475, with the protein MAPAWVLLDRFVDLSPFDGQEEESEDMGESVPAGMRSVKADLQVADPPSVSSLSLLLPRKAMNEVRDAMLMCASKNLVVFYAGSYYPITSRPGCYLLYDAISNSLIPVPQLPSPNSVSSFGIGTSVVSLGGGGSAYVLAELLMIDGRKFPDAALFTWWSSAEATPRRYTTAHWVKEEVSLPHEVCTSDYYFVSDMTFSFGESCLCWVDLLIGIVVCDLLPSQDQPRFRFIPLPEGCSLDISSRRRPIMTVFRSVSCADGAIKFLTMEGYDEGWHAEEMKLTTWKLSPDLSEWKKGPVCGARDIWASEKYIAMGLSPISPMCPVLSVLDDDVVWVVMNDVDLVEYFEGEHRTIKIKTQYFLSIDMRLKQVLSITQLHPQTSIHPVLNLVACEFGAHLDRSKDRQGMVERNDADENTKKMKLK; encoded by the exons ATGGCTCCTGCCTGGGTCTTGCTTGATCGCTTCGTGGATTTGTCCCCCTTCGACGGCCAAGAGGAAGAGAGCGAAGATATGGGAGAATCAGTACCAGCCGGCATGCGGTCCGTGAAGGCCGACCTACAAGTTGCCGATCCCCCCAGTGTATCTTCCCTCTCCTTGCTGCTTCCTCGGAAGGCGATGAATGAAGTACGCGATGCCATGCTCATGTGCGCCAGCAAGAACCTCGTCGTCTTCTATGCCGGCTCATACTACCCAATCACCTCTCGACCTGGCTGCTACCTGCTCTACGACGCCATCAGCAACTCCCTCATTCCCGTGCCCCAGCTCCCCAGTCCTAACAGCGTCTCCTCCTTCGGGATCGGAACATCTGTCGTTTCACTTGGCGGCGGGGGCAGCGCCTACGTCCTCGCCGAGCTCCTCATGATCGATGGCCGCAAGTTTCCCGACGCTGCGCTCTTCACGTGGTGGTCGTCTGCTGAAGCGACCCCCAGACGATACACCACCGCTCACTGGGTGAAGGAGGAGGTTAGCCTCCCCCACGAGGTGTGCACATCCGACTATTACTTCGTCTCCGACATGACATTCTCGTTTGGGGAATCGTGCCTGTGCTGGGTCGATCTACTCATCGGCATCGTGGTTTGCGACCTTCTCCCGTCGCAAGATCAGCCCCGGTTCCGTTTCATCCCACTGCCAGAAGGGTGTTCACTCGACATCAGCAGCCGTCGCCGACCGATCATGACTGTGTTCCGTTCCGTGAGCTGCGCTGATGGCGCCATCAAGTTCCTGACCATGGAGGGGTACGACGAGGGTTGGCACGCCGAGGAAATGAAGCTAACTACATGGAAGCTGTCGCCTGACCTTAGCGAGTGGAAAAAAGGCCCGGTGTGTGGTGCTCGAGACATTTGGGCAAGCGAGAAATACATAGCCATGGGGCTGTCTCCGATTAGTCCAATGTGCCCTGTCCTGAGCGTGCTTGACGATGATGTTGTCTGGGTGGTCATGAATGATGTTGATCTTGTGGAATATTTTGAGGGAGAGCATAGGACTATCAAGATCAAAACCCAGTATTTTCTTTCCATCGACATGCGCCTTAAGCAGGTGTTGTCCATCACCCAGCTACACCCACAGACTTCGATACACCCTGTACTCAATCTCGTGGCTTGTGAATTTGGTGCACACCTGGACCGCTCAAAGGACAGACAG GGAATGGTGGAAAGAAATGATGCCGACGAAAACACAAAGAAGATGAAGCTTAAATGA